The proteins below are encoded in one region of Helianthus annuus cultivar XRQ/B chromosome 2, HanXRQr2.0-SUNRISE, whole genome shotgun sequence:
- the LOC110926323 gene encoding apyrase 1 has protein sequence MTLFGHHLYHNYASHTPQFPSSPQLPFPPPWPPDSTTTPLPSPPLQQQWVWPGLSSYPDNPQEAADSLLPLLEKANEVVPKDVQPDTPVKVGATAGLRMLGDETSEKILQAVRDLLKDKSNFMFKDDWVTVLDGTQEGSYLWVAINYLLKNVGNDYSSTVGVVDLGGGSVQMAYAISEVDAAKAPTNAQGEDPYVTEMYLKGSKYYIYVHSYLNYGLLAARAGILGLDKDADNPCILAGYDGVYSYGGIDYKVSAPSSGSNIIKCRKQALEVLKVNEYCPYKDCTFGGVWNGGGGLGQNTMYVGSYFYDRAAQVGFIDESQRVVEARPLDFQVAALGACLTTLEDAKSRYPKVDPNDLPYLCMDLVYQYTLLVDGFGFKPWQTITLVKQIKYQDALVEAAWPLGSAIEAVSSNNALEVV, from the exons ATGACTCTGTTTGGCCACCACCTCTACCACAACTACGCCAGCCATACTCCACAATTTCCATCGTCACCGCAACTACCGTTTCCACCACCTTGGCCACCAGACAGCACCACAACCCCGTTGCCATCACCTCCATTGCAACAACAATGG GTATGGCCAGGTTTGAGTTCATATCCAGACAACCCACAAGAGGCTGCAGATTCTCTTCTGCCTCTATTAGAGAAAGCCAACGAGGTTGTTCCAAAAGATGTCCAACCAGATACACCTGTTAAAGTCGGG GCAACTGCAGGTCTGAGAATGTTGGGAGATGAGACATCAGAAAAAATATTGCAAGCT GTGAGAGATCTTCTAAAAGATAAGAGTAACTTCATGTTCAAAGATGATTGGGTAACTGTTTTGGATGGAACTCAAGAAGGTTCTTACCTATGG GTGGCCATAAATTATCTGTTAAAAAATGTAGGCAATGATTATTCAAGCACTGTTGGGGTTGTTGATCTTGGTGGTGGATCGGTACAAATGGCATATGCTATTTCAGAGGTAGATGCGGCCAAGGCTCCGACGAATGCACAAGGAGAAGATCCTTATGTGACAGAAATGTATCTCAAAGGAAGCAAATATTACATTTATGTTCACAG ttaTTTGAACTATGGATTGTTAGCAGCTCGAGCTGGGATCCTCGGTCTTGATAAAGATGCTGACAACCCATGCATCTTAGCTGGTTATGACG GGGTTTATTCGTATGGAGGAATTGATTACAAAGTTTCCGCTCCTTCCTCTGGttcaaacataatcaagtgtCGGAAACAAGCATTGGAAGTTTTAAAAGTAAATGAATATTGCCCATACAAGGATTGCACATTTGGGGGTGTAtggaatggtggtggtggtcttgGTCAAAACACTATGTATGTTGGTTCCTACTTCTACGATCGAGCGGCtcag GTTGGTTTTATCGATGAAAGTCAACGTGTTGTCGAAGCTCGTCCACTAGATTTCCAGGTGGCGGCTCTGGGCGCTTGCTTAACGACACTTGAAGACGCTAAATCTAGATATCCTAAAGTTGACCCCAATGACCTGCCCTATTTATGCATGGATCTTGTGTATCAATACACTCTACTTGTAGATGGCTTTG GCTTCAAACCTTGGCAAACTATTACCCTTGtgaaacaaataaagtatcaaGATGCGCTGGTTGAAGCTGCATGGCCATTAGGCAGTGCAATTGAAGCAGTCTCATCAAACAATGCACTTGAAGTAGTGTAA